One genomic window of Punica granatum isolate Tunisia-2019 chromosome 1, ASM765513v2, whole genome shotgun sequence includes the following:
- the LOC116206431 gene encoding uncharacterized protein LOC116206431, whose translation MRELRDRDKAAFSWLAKRLAANWSRSYFGTQSKCDVLLNNMCECFNAVILGARGLPILDMLETVRLILMKRIHVWRDQMKKYSREICLAIQKFLENLMKKSNDFIVHWNGDAKFEAEDSYGDRLNVNLRMRTCSCRRWQLNGIPCAHAIAAIFYMGEEPEAYVDECYHKETYLRIYSHLMTTLDGSNSWPDSEMPPMLPLEHEKLPGRLKKNNRRKQPDEINLGGKKVVDTAKGTQQSVAKLASERTVELTAIAINESEPATHARKKLEVRRNWMASQSSVASCYPK comes from the exons ATGAGGGAGCTAAGAGACAGAGACAAAGCTGCCTTCTCGTGGCTTGCTAAAAGACTAGCTGCAAATTGGTCTAGATCATACTTTGGCACTCAATCAAAATGTGATGTATTGTTAAATAACATGTGCGAATGTTTTAATGCAGTGATTCTTGGTGCAAGAGGTCTACCAATACTTGACATGTTGGAGACTGTGAGACTAATATTAATGAAGAGAATTCATGTTTGGAGGGACCAAATGAAGAAGTATTCAAGGGAGATTTGTCTTGCTATTCAGAAATTTTTGGAGAATCTCATGAAGAAATCAAATGACTTCATTGTTCATTGGAATGGAGATGCCAAGTTTGAAGCTGAGGATTCTTATGGTGATAGGCTGAATGTCAATTTGAGGATGCGAACATGTTCTTGTAGAAGATGGCAGCTTAATGGTATTCCTTGTGCACATGCAATTGCAGCCATTTTTTACATGGGAGAAGAGCCTGAAGCATATGTTGATGAGTGCTATCACAAAGAAACCTACTTGAGGATCTATAGTCATCTTATGACTACTCTTGATGGATCTAATAGTTGGCCAGACTCTGAGATGCCACCTATGCTCCCTCTAGAACATGAGAAGTTACCTGGTAGGCTCAAGAAGAATAATAGAAGAAAGCAACCTGATGAAATTAACTTGGGAGGCAAGAAGGTAGTAGATACAGCTAAGG gaACACAACAGTCTGTTGCCAAGCTTGCAAGTGAGAGAACAGTGGAATTAACAGCCATTGCAATTAATGAATCGGAGCCAGCAACACATGCAAGGAAGAAATTGGAGGTCCGAAGAAATTGGATGGCTTCACAGTCTTCAGTAGCAAGTTGTTACCCAAAGTGA